Within the Pirellulales bacterium genome, the region CCGCTGGCAAAGCGCGCGAAATTCGTCTTGAAAGGTCAAAGTGCGGTGATGCTCTTCTTGATTTTCGATATATCGTCGCACGTCTGGCAGCTTCGATTCGCTGACGGAAAATATCCCATAACCATTTTGCCAATGAAAATCGCGCAGTGATGGAGCCTTGGTTTTGAGCCACTTTGAGGTGGAGGTTTTGGCCTCCTCGATCATTTCCGCAATCGTTTTGGTTCTTGCCAGCGCATTGAGAACATGAATGTGGTCCGCAACTCCGCCGATCGTCAGAGCGGGACTATCGAGATTCTTCAGCACCGTAGCAAGATAGGCATAAAGTTCGCGCCGCAGTGTGGCATCTTGCAAAATAGGAACGCGGCCTTTTGTGCTAAAGGTGCTGTGAACGATGACCTTGGCTAAGGACTGCGGCATAGTTGGCTCTAGTTCGCCCCGTTGGGGCTAAGGTGCTGTTGGGCACCGACCCAGGCCGTTGGCCTGGGCTGACA harbors:
- a CDS encoding transposase, which gives rise to MPQSLAKVIVHSTFSTKGRVPILQDATLRRELYAYLATVLKNLDSPALTIGGVADHIHVLNALARTKTIAEMIEEAKTSTSKWLKTKAPSLRDFHWQNGYGIFSVSESKLPDVRRYIENQEEHHRTLTFQDEFRALCQRHGVQIDERYAWD